One stretch of Siphonobacter curvatus DNA includes these proteins:
- a CDS encoding FG-GAP repeat domain-containing protein yields the protein MIRLLTQWIMRLGSWLSLVLILSYCRPGSSLLAEKGAQLVDQHCSSCHLAVHPVLLDRQTWLKQVLPAMAPKLGIGTTARGEYYPETNAALPFEEWLTLVDYFRQFAPDTLLPAQRVPVSNDYSLFAIKPAPADSATALTLMVHLEKDRVYSAQATNAMLVQWDRHLNRIDSVRFPAPVVQLHVRSDSEMFATSIGTMRAQDQWAGSLIHRKGSNQTVLAPQMPRPIHTASGDFNRDGRTDWLIAGFGHTQGGLYLTSQRADETYETRLLTAQPGATQIEVGDYNADGWPDAIVLFAHANEGLWLFQNDQKGGFKSIPLLRFLPLAGSSSFQLVDLNKDGKLDLIYTSGDNSDYSRILKPYHGLYIYLNEGNFKFRKHWFYPINGATKVLAEDFDLDGDVDLATIAFFADFQHHPQENFLYFKQTQPLHFQPYSPPITTFGRWICMDAKDWDGDGDTDLVLGNFSKGFRNLPHIQPHWSIKIPFIILENKTHNKLNKRASLVQ from the coding sequence ATGATTCGATTGCTTACTCAATGGATTATGCGGCTAGGGAGCTGGCTGAGCCTGGTCCTGATTCTCAGTTACTGTCGACCAGGCTCTAGTTTGCTGGCTGAAAAAGGGGCTCAGTTAGTGGACCAGCATTGCAGTTCCTGCCACTTGGCCGTTCACCCGGTATTACTCGATCGACAAACCTGGTTAAAGCAGGTGTTGCCCGCCATGGCTCCCAAATTAGGAATTGGCACCACCGCCCGTGGTGAATATTACCCGGAAACAAATGCTGCCTTACCTTTCGAAGAATGGCTGACATTGGTAGACTATTTCAGGCAGTTCGCTCCCGATACGCTACTGCCCGCTCAGCGAGTTCCGGTCAGCAATGACTACTCCCTGTTCGCCATCAAGCCCGCTCCCGCCGATTCCGCGACGGCCCTCACGCTGATGGTACATCTGGAAAAAGACCGGGTGTACTCGGCTCAGGCTACCAATGCGATGCTGGTACAATGGGATCGGCACTTGAATCGGATCGATTCGGTTCGTTTTCCGGCTCCGGTAGTACAGTTGCACGTTCGTTCCGACTCGGAAATGTTCGCTACCAGCATCGGTACCATGCGGGCTCAGGATCAGTGGGCGGGAAGTCTGATTCACCGAAAGGGCTCTAACCAAACCGTACTAGCCCCACAAATGCCCCGACCTATTCACACAGCTTCCGGCGATTTCAACCGCGATGGACGTACGGATTGGCTGATTGCCGGCTTCGGACATACGCAGGGGGGGCTGTACCTGACTAGCCAACGAGCCGACGAAACCTATGAAACCCGACTACTGACGGCCCAGCCCGGAGCTACGCAGATTGAGGTGGGAGACTACAACGCGGATGGCTGGCCCGATGCTATCGTCCTGTTTGCCCATGCCAATGAAGGCCTGTGGTTATTTCAAAATGATCAGAAGGGTGGGTTTAAATCAATTCCTTTGCTGCGATTTTTACCCCTGGCCGGATCGAGTAGTTTTCAGTTAGTGGACCTTAATAAAGACGGAAAGTTAGATCTGATTTATACCAGTGGTGATAATAGTGACTATTCCCGGATTCTAAAGCCGTATCATGGGCTGTATATCTATCTGAATGAAGGGAATTTTAAATTCCGGAAACACTGGTTTTATCCCATCAACGGAGCTACCAAAGTTTTAGCCGAAGATTTTGATTTGGATGGCGATGTCGATCTGGCTACGATTGCCTTTTTTGCGGACTTTCAACACCACCCACAGGAGAACTTTTTGTACTTCAAACAAACGCAACCCTTACATTTTCAACCTTACTCGCCACCGATTACTACTTTTGGTCGCTGGATTTGTATGGATGCCAAAGATTGGGACGGTGACGGCGATACGGATTTAGTGCTCGGTAACTTTTCAAAAGGTTTTCGTAACTTACCCCACATTCAACCGCATTGGAGTATAAAAATTCCTTTTATCATTCTTGAAAATAAGACCCATAATAAGCTAAATAAACGAGCGTCTTTAGTTCAGTAA
- a CDS encoding FG-GAP-like repeat-containing protein, with the protein MKQLSVWVGLAGLLGGLAACDQPLFSNLPAADTGITFANRIVENDSINVLDFEYTYNGAGVGIGDFNNDGLADVYFTGNQVANQLYLNKGHLTFENITQKAGVEGKGRWCSGVAVVDINADGWLDLYVCATVSKSPERRENLLYINQTCQPGGTPTFREMGQAYGVADSGHSTNAAFFDYDNDGDLDLYVLTNEMEPERHPNNFHYKHRDGSASNTDRLYRNEGTDPVLGHPVFKNVSKEAGITIEGYGLGLNICDINQDGWKDIYVTNDYISNDLFWINNQDGTFTDRSAEYLKHTSASAMGMDIADLNNDGQPEIIALDMLPEDNYRKKMFLNPASYQTYINNEIFGYQYQYVRNTLQLNQGLVPDASGKRRPVFSDISMLAGVAETDWSWTPLVADFDQDGYRDIIVTNGYPKDITDHDFVAYRADVGSIAGSDLLLHEIPQVKIRNYAFQNNQNLTFTNQAETWGLTQPTFSSGAAYADLDNDGDLDWVVSNINDSAFVYRNNLTENKTKDHHFLRVKFKGEGQNPMGLGAQVEIRYGEDQQQMYEHTIYRGYLSSMEAAGHFGLGKQTSVRELTVTWPNGRSQTLRNLPVDQVVTLDIRNAHQKRNTPAPRPTLFEAIDDTLAIPYKHTERDYIDFNVQKTAPHKFSQFGPSIAVGDVNGDGLDDLFMGGSRRQQGTFLLQKATGGFQPMPLQADPWGDAKQSEDAGTLLFDADGDGDLDLYIVSGGGEAHAGSESFQDRLYLNDGKGGFQRNLRALPAERISGSCVKAADFDRDGDLDLFVGGRVEPEAFPKPVSSRILRNDSQKGKVLFTDVTPQLAPALVNIGMVCDALWTDPDRDGWPDLLLAGEYMPLTLLKNTKGALARANTGLESYVGFWNSISSGDFDNDGDIDYIAGNLGENNLLRVSEQRPARLYAKDFDQNGSYDVIPSVYYPEKEGGTYQEYPFHVRDDMVKQLIGTRAKAPNYKTYADLTMDQFLSAEERKDALVLQANYSKSSYIENQGNGTFVVKPLPMLAQIAPVFGLVIEDFNADGNLDVLLAGNDYGNELTMGRYDAFQGLLLLGNGKGGLRAVSPAESGLLIPGDAKGLVQFLDAKGQYCLMATQNRDRLRCFRLRQPQPVVRLSPRDETVVLTLKNKQSRRMEVPLGSSFYSQSSALVLKNSQLVHAQAISAKGSSRKLW; encoded by the coding sequence ACCTGCCCGCCGCTGATACGGGCATCACCTTTGCCAACCGAATTGTAGAGAATGATTCCATCAACGTGCTCGATTTTGAGTACACGTATAATGGTGCGGGCGTAGGTATTGGCGATTTCAATAACGATGGTCTGGCGGACGTGTACTTTACGGGTAATCAGGTGGCTAACCAGTTGTACCTGAATAAGGGACATCTGACTTTTGAAAATATTACGCAAAAAGCGGGTGTAGAGGGCAAAGGCCGCTGGTGCTCGGGAGTAGCCGTGGTAGATATCAACGCCGACGGCTGGCTGGATTTGTACGTGTGTGCGACGGTTAGCAAAAGTCCCGAGCGGCGGGAAAATCTATTATACATCAATCAAACCTGTCAGCCTGGGGGGACGCCTACGTTTCGGGAAATGGGCCAGGCCTATGGCGTAGCCGACAGCGGTCATTCGACCAACGCGGCTTTTTTCGACTACGACAATGACGGCGACCTGGATTTGTACGTATTAACCAACGAAATGGAGCCCGAGCGGCATCCCAATAATTTTCATTACAAACACCGGGACGGTTCAGCCTCTAACACCGACCGACTGTACCGAAACGAAGGGACGGATCCGGTTTTGGGCCATCCCGTGTTTAAAAATGTGTCGAAAGAAGCCGGAATCACGATTGAAGGATATGGACTGGGCCTGAATATCTGCGACATCAATCAGGACGGCTGGAAAGACATCTACGTAACTAACGATTACATCAGCAATGACCTGTTCTGGATTAACAACCAGGACGGTACCTTCACGGATCGCTCGGCGGAGTATCTGAAGCATACGAGTGCCTCGGCCATGGGTATGGATATTGCCGACCTAAACAATGACGGTCAGCCCGAGATCATCGCTCTGGATATGCTGCCCGAGGACAATTACCGGAAAAAAATGTTTCTGAATCCGGCCAGTTACCAGACCTACATCAACAATGAAATCTTTGGATATCAGTACCAATATGTTCGCAATACCTTACAATTAAATCAAGGGCTGGTTCCGGACGCGTCGGGTAAACGCCGTCCGGTATTTTCTGATATTTCCATGCTGGCGGGCGTGGCGGAAACGGACTGGAGCTGGACGCCATTAGTGGCCGATTTTGATCAGGACGGCTACCGCGACATTATCGTGACAAACGGCTATCCGAAAGACATTACAGATCACGACTTCGTGGCCTATCGGGCCGATGTGGGTTCCATCGCGGGTTCGGATTTGTTGCTGCACGAAATCCCGCAGGTGAAAATCCGCAATTATGCTTTTCAGAATAATCAAAACCTGACCTTTACCAATCAGGCCGAAACCTGGGGGTTGACCCAGCCGACCTTTTCCAGCGGGGCCGCGTACGCCGATCTGGATAATGACGGTGACCTAGATTGGGTAGTCAGCAATATCAACGATTCGGCTTTTGTGTACCGAAACAATCTGACGGAAAACAAAACGAAAGATCATCATTTTCTTCGGGTGAAGTTTAAAGGCGAAGGCCAGAATCCGATGGGTCTGGGAGCCCAGGTGGAGATCCGCTACGGCGAAGATCAGCAGCAGATGTACGAGCACACCATCTATCGCGGCTATCTGTCGAGTATGGAAGCGGCGGGGCATTTCGGGCTGGGCAAGCAGACCAGCGTTCGGGAATTAACCGTTACTTGGCCCAATGGACGTTCCCAAACGCTTCGTAACCTGCCTGTCGATCAGGTCGTAACTCTCGACATACGGAATGCTCATCAGAAACGCAATACTCCGGCCCCCCGGCCTACGCTGTTTGAAGCCATTGACGACACGCTGGCCATTCCCTATAAACATACCGAACGGGATTACATCGACTTCAACGTACAGAAAACGGCACCCCACAAATTTTCACAGTTTGGACCTTCCATTGCTGTGGGGGATGTCAACGGTGACGGCCTCGATGACTTGTTTATGGGCGGTTCGCGAAGACAGCAGGGAACCTTCCTGCTCCAAAAAGCCACGGGCGGTTTTCAACCGATGCCTCTCCAGGCGGACCCTTGGGGTGACGCTAAGCAGTCGGAAGACGCGGGTACCTTACTTTTCGATGCGGATGGCGATGGTGATCTGGATTTGTACATTGTCAGTGGGGGAGGTGAAGCCCACGCCGGCAGCGAAAGTTTTCAGGATCGCTTGTACCTCAATGATGGCAAGGGAGGTTTCCAGCGAAACCTGCGTGCCTTGCCCGCCGAGCGAATCAGTGGTTCCTGCGTGAAAGCCGCTGATTTTGACCGAGATGGGGATCTGGATTTGTTCGTGGGTGGTCGCGTTGAACCGGAAGCCTTTCCGAAACCAGTTTCCAGTCGCATTTTGAGAAATGATTCCCAAAAGGGTAAGGTGTTGTTCACCGACGTAACGCCGCAGCTGGCTCCGGCCTTGGTCAACATCGGCATGGTGTGCGATGCGTTATGGACTGATCCGGACCGGGATGGCTGGCCGGATTTATTACTCGCCGGTGAGTACATGCCTCTGACCTTACTGAAGAATACAAAAGGAGCGTTGGCTCGGGCGAATACGGGGCTGGAGTCCTACGTAGGTTTCTGGAATTCAATAAGTTCGGGAGATTTCGACAACGACGGCGACATCGATTACATCGCAGGGAATCTGGGTGAAAACAATCTGCTGCGGGTTTCTGAGCAGCGACCCGCCCGCCTGTACGCGAAAGATTTTGACCAAAACGGTAGTTATGACGTAATTCCCAGCGTGTATTATCCGGAAAAAGAAGGGGGTACTTATCAGGAATATCCCTTCCACGTACGCGATGATATGGTGAAGCAACTGATTGGTACACGGGCCAAAGCTCCCAATTACAAAACCTACGCTGACCTGACGATGGATCAGTTCTTGAGTGCCGAGGAACGAAAAGATGCTCTGGTATTGCAGGCAAATTATTCTAAATCAAGCTATATTGAAAACCAGGGAAACGGTACGTTCGTGGTGAAACCACTGCCCATGCTGGCTCAGATCGCTCCGGTATTTGGTCTGGTTATCGAAGATTTTAACGCCGATGGCAATCTGGACGTGCTGCTGGCCGGAAACGATTATGGCAATGAGCTAACCATGGGCCGTTACGATGCCTTTCAGGGTTTACTGTTATTGGGTAACGGAAAGGGAGGCTTGCGGGCGGTATCACCGGCTGAAAGCGGACTACTGATTCCGGGTGATGCCAAGGGACTGGTTCAGTTTCTGGATGCGAAAGGGCAGTACTGCCTGATGGCTACGCAAAACCGGGATCGTCTGCGGTGTTTTCGGCTTCGTCAGCCCCAGCCCGTCGTTCGACTGTCTCCCAGGGATGAAACGGTAGTACTGACGCTGAAAAACAAGCAGTCCCGACGGATGGAAGTGCCGCTGGGTTCCTCGTTCTATTCGCAGTCTTCGGCCTTAGTACTGAAAAATTCACAACTGGTTCATGCCCAGGCAATTTCTGCCAAAGGCAGCTCCCGTAAGCTTTGGTAA
- a CDS encoding vanadium-dependent haloperoxidase, with amino-acid sequence MNHYKPFLLLLLLGGLLTACQSTSRVQTLDPKSPESVHSCVKKLTDVIVYDIFSPPVASRIYTYTALAAYEAGRFEDSSQPSLTQHLNDFPAMPKPEAGQSYAYTLAGVKAFCFVAEKLTFSKDTIRQFEARLLERFRVSVDKPTYERSIAFGEQIAKKIMERAAKDHYKETRGMERYSIKQDIEDKWLPTPPDYSDAVEPYWGLISPMGMDSASQFKPERPYPYSRNPQSPFWKEVVKVYETGNALDEEKKAIARFWDDNPFVSQHSGHLMIGRKKMTPGGHWMAIAGLAARQTKANWVKSAQGYALTASALLDGFISCWDEKYRSEYLRPVTVIDKFLNPRWESYLQTPPFPEYTSGHSVISASAASVLSQLYGANFAFHDTTEKEYGHGERSFHSFMEAAEQAGISRMYGGIHYEFSCKRGMEQGKKVGSWLLLKTGLSASLAQR; translated from the coding sequence ATGAATCATTACAAACCCTTTCTTCTGTTGCTACTGTTGGGGGGCTTACTGACGGCCTGCCAATCTACGTCACGGGTACAAACGCTGGATCCCAAAAGCCCGGAAAGTGTACATAGCTGCGTCAAGAAACTGACCGATGTCATCGTGTACGACATTTTTTCTCCGCCCGTAGCCAGTCGAATTTACACGTATACTGCTCTGGCCGCTTACGAGGCCGGACGGTTCGAAGACTCCAGCCAGCCTTCACTGACCCAGCATCTCAACGATTTTCCGGCCATGCCGAAACCCGAGGCGGGCCAGTCGTACGCTTATACGCTAGCCGGGGTAAAGGCCTTTTGTTTCGTAGCTGAGAAGTTGACGTTTTCCAAAGATACCATCCGGCAATTTGAAGCTCGGCTGCTGGAACGTTTCCGTGTTTCCGTGGACAAGCCAACCTACGAACGCTCCATCGCTTTTGGGGAGCAAATTGCGAAGAAGATCATGGAGCGAGCGGCGAAAGACCATTACAAGGAAACCCGCGGTATGGAACGGTACAGCATCAAACAGGATATTGAAGACAAATGGCTCCCGACACCGCCCGATTATTCCGATGCCGTCGAACCTTACTGGGGACTCATTTCACCAATGGGCATGGACTCGGCGAGTCAGTTCAAGCCTGAACGGCCCTATCCGTACAGCCGCAATCCGCAGAGTCCGTTCTGGAAAGAGGTCGTCAAGGTGTATGAAACCGGAAATGCACTGGATGAGGAGAAAAAAGCCATTGCTCGTTTCTGGGATGACAATCCGTTTGTGTCCCAGCATTCGGGCCATTTAATGATTGGCCGGAAAAAGATGACGCCCGGCGGACACTGGATGGCCATTGCAGGACTGGCGGCTCGCCAGACCAAAGCCAATTGGGTGAAATCGGCTCAAGGATACGCCCTGACGGCGTCGGCTTTACTCGACGGTTTCATTAGTTGCTGGGACGAGAAGTACCGCAGTGAATACCTGCGACCCGTGACCGTGATTGATAAGTTTCTGAATCCTCGCTGGGAGTCGTATTTACAAACGCCTCCTTTTCCTGAATACACCTCCGGCCATAGCGTAATCTCTGCTTCGGCGGCTTCGGTGCTGAGCCAGTTGTACGGAGCAAATTTTGCCTTTCACGATACGACGGAGAAAGAATACGGCCACGGCGAACGCAGCTTCCATTCCTTCATGGAAGCCGCTGAACAGGCGGGCATCAGCCGGATGTACGGCGGAATTCATTACGAATTTTCCTGTAAACGCGGTATGGAGCAGGGCAAAAAAGTAGGTTCCTGGTTACTACTCAAAACCGGCTTGTCGGCTTCGCTGGCCCAGCGATAA